CGCGGATGACGTGGTGGCCCGGCGGTTCCGGCATCCGGACCCCCGCTGGGCGACCACCAACTACTTCCACGACCCGCGGGACTCGCTCTGGTGGGATCAGGCGCGACGGCTGGTCGCTCTGCGCCGACAGGGGATGCTGCCCGCCCGCGTCGTTCCGCAGCCGCGCGGCGGTGCGCTGCACGCCGCGTGGCACCGCCGGAACGTGCTGGGCGCGCACGACCGCTCCGTCTCCGGGCGGGTGGCGGGGTTGCTCGTCACTCCGGCCATCGCCGCTCTCATCGCGCTGAAGCGCCGGCGGGGTGGCCGGGATGCCGTGCCTGCTGAGGGCGGGACGATGGATGCCGGTACGCAGGACTTCCTGCTGACGCCGAGCCCGCTGCGCGAAGCGATCGGCTGACCGTTCAGGTCGGGGTCCGCACTCACAGCCGGGATCCGGTAGACTTCTGAGGTTGTCTGCCCGGCGGCGCCTTGCCGAAGGAGCAGACGACATGCACACACCCTCCTGCTTCCGGGAAAGCCCCGGGAGCCGTTCTAGTCCGAAGGAGGTGGGTAAGTGACGCACCAGTACGAGCTCATGGTCATTCTGACCCCCGAGCTGGACGAGCGCCAGGTTGCCCCCAACCTCGACAAGTTCCTGAAGGTCATCACCAACGATGGTGGCTCGATTGACAAGGTCGATGTCTGGGGCAAGCGCCGTTTCGCCTATGAGATCAACAAGAAGAACGAGGGCATCTACGCCGTCGTCAACTTCACCGCGACGAGCGAGGCCACTCAGGAGCTCGACCGCCAGCTGAAGCTGAGCGAGCTCGTCTTCCGCACCAAGGTCCAGCGCGCCGAAGAGGCGCAGGCCATGGTCGCAGCCGAGGCGAAGC
Above is a genomic segment from Microbacterium sp. W4I4 containing:
- the rpsF gene encoding 30S ribosomal protein S6 — translated: MTHQYELMVILTPELDERQVAPNLDKFLKVITNDGGSIDKVDVWGKRRFAYEINKKNEGIYAVVNFTATSEATQELDRQLKLSELVFRTKVQRAEEAQAMVAAEAKRAAEKAARKPKVAKA